The following are encoded together in the Bacteroidales bacterium MB20-C3-3 genome:
- a CDS encoding ABC transporter ATP-binding protein gives MSGELLIMESLRLGYDREIYGPVDASASPGEMIALVGPNGVGKSTLLKSISGIQHFRSGVIRLDSRDIRKIGHTEIASLISFVPSQSPRAKNLSLFDMVSSGCFNRTNWLGETTEEDRMLIIETLDRVGLNGFAERDSSQLSDGEFQRAAIARSLVQQSGIILLDEPTAFLDIENKLIITRLLKKLATEEKRCIIFSTHDLQLAIKLCDKIWLMGSDGFHQGAPSELIENGAFDTMFKDSTLKFDKTLYTFV, from the coding sequence ATGAGCGGAGAACTTCTCATAATGGAAAGCCTCAGGCTGGGATATGACAGGGAGATCTACGGACCTGTTGACGCCTCTGCTTCTCCCGGAGAGATGATAGCTTTGGTTGGGCCGAATGGTGTGGGGAAAAGTACTCTTCTTAAAAGTATTTCCGGTATCCAGCACTTCAGGTCAGGTGTGATCAGATTAGACTCAAGAGATATCAGAAAAATAGGCCACACAGAGATTGCCTCCCTCATCTCTTTTGTACCTTCTCAAAGCCCCAGGGCAAAGAACCTATCTCTTTTTGATATGGTATCATCCGGCTGTTTCAACAGAACAAACTGGCTGGGAGAGACCACAGAAGAGGACAGGATGCTGATTATTGAGACGCTTGACAGAGTTGGGCTAAACGGCTTTGCGGAGAGAGACTCCAGCCAGCTTAGTGACGGAGAGTTTCAGAGAGCTGCAATAGCCCGCTCTTTAGTTCAGCAAAGTGGTATAATTCTTCTTGATGAGCCAACAGCCTTCCTGGACATTGAGAATAAGCTGATAATAACAAGGTTGCTCAAAAAGCTTGCAACAGAAGAGAAGAGATGTATAATATTCTCAACCCACGACCTGCAACTAGCAATAAAACTGTGTGACAAAATCTGGCTTATGGGGAGCGATGGCTTTCACCAGGGAGCCCCTTCAGAATTAATAGAAAATGGAGCCTTTGATACTATGTTCAAAGACTCCACTCTAAAATTTGACAAAACCCTTTATACCTTTGTCTAG
- the prmA gene encoding 50S ribosomal protein L11 methyltransferase — MDYTEVSVELRPFTEENSEIVLAVMGDYEFESFSAESPFVKGYIKAQLFRDDDFSALKESLSLFDAFSSKIEYSLVKGENWNALWESNFPPLVVDNLCTVKASFHKDLPDTKYNIIIDPKMAFGTGHHQTTHLVASNLMKEEVNGIRVLDMGCGTSILAILAAKMGASEVIAVDNDIDAVSSSLENTAVNGVSSKIRVLHGDAGVLNSTGKYSLVLANINRNIIVKDMETYVAAMLPGAHLLLSGFYSEDIKIVREEGERCGLKFLYSETKDNWAFVKMLLEV, encoded by the coding sequence ATGGATTACACAGAGGTATCAGTTGAGCTAAGACCATTTACTGAAGAGAATTCTGAAATAGTTCTTGCTGTAATGGGAGATTATGAATTTGAGAGTTTCTCTGCAGAGTCACCTTTTGTTAAGGGATACATAAAGGCTCAGCTTTTCAGAGATGATGACTTTTCTGCTCTGAAGGAGAGTCTCTCTCTTTTTGATGCCTTCTCTTCAAAAATTGAATATTCACTGGTAAAGGGAGAGAATTGGAATGCGCTTTGGGAATCCAATTTTCCCCCTTTGGTGGTGGACAATCTCTGTACTGTAAAGGCAAGTTTCCATAAAGATCTTCCGGATACCAAATACAATATTATCATTGATCCAAAAATGGCCTTTGGTACCGGACATCACCAGACAACACACCTGGTGGCCTCCAATCTGATGAAGGAGGAGGTTAATGGTATCAGGGTTCTGGATATGGGCTGCGGTACCTCAATTCTGGCTATTCTGGCTGCAAAGATGGGAGCATCAGAGGTGATTGCTGTTGATAACGATATTGATGCAGTAAGCTCCTCTCTGGAAAATACTGCAGTAAACGGAGTCTCCTCCAAAATAAGAGTGCTGCACGGTGATGCAGGAGTACTTAACAGCACCGGAAAATACTCACTCGTTCTTGCAAACATCAACAGAAATATTATTGTAAAAGATATGGAAACATATGTTGCGGCTATGTTACCCGGAGCTCACCTTCTGTTAAGTGGTTTCTACAGTGAGGATATTAAGATTGTCAGAGAGGAGGGAGAGAGGTGCGGATTGAAATTTTTATATTCAGAGACAAAAGATAACTGGGCATTTGTTAAGATGCTTTTGGAAGTTTAA
- a CDS encoding trigger factor, protein MKVTQKQAEDLTLMVSLTIGNDDYAPKIKKILGDYRRNADIKGFRKGMAPMSMIEKMHGQSAMVDAVNNLISEGLNNFINDNKLNIIGEPLANETEQKPVSWKAGEDMEFIFDIALAPKVDIALSADDKIVYYEADLSKDEIAKYKSNVLRQFGQLGVAESIDQEEDFIIADLIQGENRVEGTYVALRSIEDKKIKKQFMGKRAGDEIEVDVNKTFTNEADRAALLKIKKEELSTVEPMWKIIVKEVKRFVEPEINQDLFNKMFGEGVVTNEEGLDAKNVERMKAEYAQESDYRFMLDARDYLIEKAAITVPENFLKRWLFTANEGKFSMEEIEKDFGLFLKDFRWQMIRQYFVKEQKLDVNREDLLAQAKSIAAYQFAMYGLPNVPEEQLNQYAESLLSNEKEGRRIFDKVEEDKVIGYVRSVVKLDKKSVSVEKLREMTN, encoded by the coding sequence ATGAAAGTTACACAGAAACAAGCTGAAGATCTAACGCTTATGGTTTCTCTTACCATAGGAAACGATGACTATGCTCCCAAAATTAAGAAGATTCTTGGAGACTATCGCAGAAATGCAGACATCAAAGGTTTCCGCAAAGGTATGGCTCCAATGTCAATGATTGAGAAGATGCACGGTCAGTCTGCAATGGTGGACGCTGTGAATAATCTTATTTCAGAAGGGCTGAACAACTTTATCAATGATAACAAACTAAACATTATTGGTGAGCCTCTTGCAAACGAGACAGAGCAGAAGCCGGTAAGCTGGAAGGCCGGTGAAGATATGGAGTTTATTTTTGATATAGCTCTTGCACCTAAAGTTGATATAGCTCTCTCTGCAGATGACAAAATTGTATACTACGAAGCTGACCTTTCAAAAGATGAAATTGCAAAATATAAAAGTAATGTACTGAGACAATTTGGTCAGCTGGGTGTTGCTGAATCAATTGATCAGGAGGAGGACTTTATCATTGCAGATCTCATTCAGGGAGAAAACAGAGTAGAGGGAACATATGTTGCACTTAGATCAATTGAGGACAAAAAGATCAAGAAGCAGTTTATGGGCAAGAGAGCAGGAGATGAAATTGAGGTAGATGTTAACAAGACCTTTACAAATGAGGCCGACAGAGCCGCTCTTCTTAAAATTAAAAAAGAGGAGCTGTCAACAGTTGAGCCAATGTGGAAGATAATTGTTAAAGAGGTGAAACGGTTTGTTGAGCCTGAGATTAACCAGGATCTTTTCAACAAAATGTTTGGTGAGGGTGTTGTAACAAATGAAGAGGGGCTTGATGCAAAAAATGTTGAGAGAATGAAGGCTGAATATGCTCAGGAGAGCGACTACAGGTTTATGCTTGATGCGCGTGACTATCTTATCGAGAAAGCCGCCATTACAGTACCTGAAAATTTCCTGAAACGCTGGCTTTTCACTGCTAACGAGGGTAAATTCTCTATGGAGGAGATTGAGAAGGATTTTGGCCTGTTCCTTAAAGATTTCCGCTGGCAGATGATAAGGCAGTACTTTGTTAAAGAGCAGAAACTGGATGTAAACCGTGAAGATCTGCTTGCCCAGGCAAAGAGCATAGCAGCATACCAGTTTGCTATGTATGGTCTTCCAAATGTACCGGAAGAGCAACTTAATCAGTATGCAGAGTCTCTGCTTTCAAATGAGAAAGAGGGGAGAAGAATATTTGACAAGGTAGAGGAGGATAAGGTGATAGGATATGTAAGGTCTGTCGTAAAACTTGACAAAAAGAGTGTCTCTGTTGAGAAACTTCGTGAAATGACAAACTAA
- the clpX gene encoding ATP-dependent Clp protease ATP-binding subunit ClpX gives MASKYTDYCSFCGRGKSEVDVLIAGEIASICNECAQQAVDYSREALAAKKGKKKTSAKPLLKPKEIAAFLDDYVIGQEEAKKYLSVAVYNHYKRINGNNGDDLDLEKSNILLVGRTGTGKTLLARTIAKMLDVPFTIVDATVLTEAGYVGEDVESILTRLLQEADYDVQRAQRGIVFIDEIDKIARKGDNPSITRDVSGEGVQQAMLKLLEGSVVNVPPQGGRKHPEQRMIAVDTKNILFICGGAFEGIERKISQRLNTQVVGYGASQKTEHIDRENLMRYIAPQDLRSYGLIPEIIGRLPVLTYLEPLDRTALRNILTKPKNALVKQYERLFEMDGVKLNIEEEVLDYIVDTSIEFRLGARGLRSICEAIMVDAMYETPSQNKKSLTIKLPYARDKVAKFTGALQMMKEA, from the coding sequence ATGGCCTCCAAATACACAGATTATTGCTCTTTTTGCGGGAGGGGTAAGAGCGAGGTTGATGTCCTAATTGCAGGTGAAATTGCATCTATCTGTAATGAGTGTGCTCAGCAGGCGGTAGATTATTCCAGAGAGGCCCTTGCCGCAAAAAAGGGGAAGAAGAAAACATCGGCAAAACCTCTACTCAAACCAAAAGAGATTGCTGCCTTTCTGGACGATTATGTAATTGGTCAGGAGGAGGCAAAGAAGTATCTCTCTGTTGCTGTATATAACCATTACAAAAGAATTAACGGTAATAACGGAGATGATCTGGATCTGGAGAAATCAAATATTCTTCTGGTTGGCCGTACCGGAACAGGAAAGACTCTTCTTGCAAGAACCATCGCAAAAATGCTTGATGTCCCTTTTACTATTGTGGATGCTACTGTTCTTACAGAGGCCGGATATGTGGGGGAGGATGTTGAGAGTATCCTGACAAGGCTGTTGCAGGAGGCCGATTATGATGTTCAAAGGGCACAGAGGGGAATTGTCTTTATTGATGAGATAGATAAAATTGCGAGAAAGGGCGATAATCCGTCAATTACCAGAGATGTGTCAGGGGAGGGGGTTCAGCAGGCCATGCTTAAACTGCTTGAGGGTAGCGTTGTGAATGTTCCGCCTCAGGGAGGTAGAAAACACCCTGAGCAGAGGATGATAGCTGTTGATACTAAGAATATTCTCTTTATATGCGGAGGAGCTTTTGAGGGAATTGAGAGGAAGATATCACAGAGATTGAATACTCAGGTGGTGGGCTACGGAGCCTCTCAGAAGACCGAGCATATTGACAGAGAGAATCTTATGAGATACATTGCTCCTCAGGATCTTAGATCGTACGGCCTTATCCCTGAAATAATAGGAAGACTTCCGGTTCTCACATATCTTGAGCCGCTTGACAGAACAGCTCTCAGAAACATTCTCACAAAACCAAAGAATGCTCTGGTAAAACAGTACGAGAGACTTTTTGAGATGGACGGTGTTAAGTTGAATATTGAAGAGGAGGTACTTGACTATATTGTAGATACATCAATAGAGTTTAGACTTGGAGCGAGGGGATTGCGGTCAATCTGCGAGGCCATAATGGTTGACGCAATGTATGAAACCCCATCTCAGAACAAAAAAAGCTTGACTATAAAACTCCCCTATGCCAGAGATAAGGTGGCCAAGTTCACCGGGGCATTGCAGATGATGAAAGAGGCTTAG
- the tpiA gene encoding triose-phosphate isomerase, with translation MRRKIVAGNWKMNTLMPEGEVLVKQLEFLTREMESDVEIVIAPPFTHLAVLGKYMKENRMKIALAAQNCADHDKGAFTGEVSASMLRNLGCKYIILGHSERREYYAENSESLYKKINLVINEGMQPIFCVGEKLEEREAHRHFEVVAQQIKDVLYRLRGVELDNVIVAYEPVWAIGTGMTATSDQAEEMHAYIRRVIGDKFGDHSDRIPILYGGSCKPSNAKEIFSKDDVDGGLIGGASLDAKDFIEIVKSF, from the coding sequence ATGAGAAGAAAAATTGTTGCCGGCAACTGGAAAATGAATACCCTGATGCCGGAGGGAGAGGTGCTTGTTAAGCAACTCGAATTTCTTACAAGAGAGATGGAATCTGATGTTGAGATAGTAATTGCACCACCTTTCACACATCTTGCGGTATTGGGGAAATACATGAAAGAGAACAGGATGAAAATTGCTCTCGCAGCTCAGAATTGTGCAGATCATGACAAAGGTGCCTTTACCGGCGAGGTCTCTGCATCTATGCTGAGGAATCTCGGCTGTAAATATATTATTCTGGGCCACTCTGAGAGAAGGGAGTATTATGCTGAGAACAGCGAAAGTCTGTACAAAAAAATTAATCTTGTGATTAATGAGGGTATGCAGCCAATATTCTGTGTAGGTGAGAAACTGGAGGAGAGAGAGGCTCACAGACATTTTGAAGTTGTTGCACAACAGATTAAAGATGTTCTTTACAGATTAAGAGGAGTTGAGCTGGATAATGTTATAGTTGCTTACGAGCCTGTATGGGCTATTGGCACAGGGATGACAGCCACTTCTGACCAGGCCGAGGAGATGCATGCATATATAAGGAGAGTAATTGGTGATAAATTTGGAGATCACTCAGACAGAATTCCAATACTCTATGGCGGAAGCTGCAAACCCTCAAATGCAAAAGAGATATTCTCCAAAGATGATGTTGATGGAGGTTTAATTGGCGGAGCCTCTCTTGATGCAAAAGACTTTATTGAAATTGTTAAATCATTCTGA
- a CDS encoding iron ABC transporter permease, giving the protein MRPGKSYFRIYAAIAVSLVVLIIMNLILGSVIIPVRELFASITNSSSISYVNDILWNFRIPKVITALLAGVALSVCGLQMQTLFRNPLADPFILGISSGAGLGVALFVMGSSAFGITMAGSIFFNLGIAAAAWAGAAGVTLLILLVSHRLKENSSLLIFGIMIGSITSAIITLIQYFSSSSELKAFVTWTMGSFSGLTSAQIWIMSMLVFPGIVLSVYNIKELNILLQGEAYAKSLGLNLERTRRRILIATTLLAGSITAFCGPIGFIGIAVPHIARLLFRNADHKVLVPATALTGAAIMVFTDMVAQLPGQSGVIPINTVSALIGVPVILYLIMKSRFA; this is encoded by the coding sequence TTGAGACCAGGGAAATCATACTTCAGAATATACGCAGCAATTGCCGTTTCACTTGTTGTTCTGATAATAATGAATCTAATTCTGGGCTCTGTTATTATCCCTGTCAGAGAGTTATTTGCCTCTATAACAAACAGCTCATCAATATCCTATGTGAATGATATTTTGTGGAATTTCAGGATTCCAAAGGTTATTACGGCTCTTCTGGCAGGAGTTGCACTCTCAGTTTGCGGCCTTCAGATGCAGACCCTTTTCAGAAACCCTCTTGCTGACCCGTTTATACTGGGAATTAGTTCCGGTGCCGGACTAGGAGTAGCCCTCTTTGTAATGGGCTCATCGGCCTTTGGCATTACTATGGCCGGCAGCATTTTTTTTAACCTGGGAATTGCAGCTGCAGCCTGGGCAGGAGCTGCCGGAGTCACCCTTTTGATACTTCTTGTATCTCACCGTCTAAAGGAGAACTCTTCACTGCTTATTTTTGGCATCATGATTGGCAGTATTACAAGTGCAATAATTACTTTGATACAATATTTCTCATCCTCTTCTGAATTAAAGGCCTTTGTCACATGGACAATGGGGAGTTTCTCAGGCCTTACCAGTGCTCAGATCTGGATAATGTCCATGCTGGTTTTTCCCGGTATAGTGCTCTCTGTCTACAATATAAAAGAGTTAAATATCCTTCTTCAGGGGGAGGCCTATGCAAAAAGTCTGGGACTCAATCTTGAGAGAACACGCAGAAGAATACTTATTGCCACCACTCTTCTTGCCGGCAGTATTACTGCTTTTTGCGGTCCAATCGGCTTTATAGGAATAGCAGTACCTCACATTGCAAGGCTACTCTTCAGAAATGCAGATCATAAAGTACTGGTACCCGCCACAGCCCTTACAGGAGCAGCAATTATGGTATTTACAGATATGGTTGCTCAACTCCCCGGACAATCCGGAGTAATCCCGATAAACACAGTAAGTGCCCTTATTGGAGTTCCGGTAATTTTATATTTAATTATGAAAAGCAGATTTGCATGA
- the clpP gene encoding ATP-dependent Clp endopeptidase proteolytic subunit ClpP — protein MATDFEKYAVHHKGISSLSLHRFNSISSAYINPTIIEERQLNVAAMDVFSRLMMDRIIFLGVPITDDVANIIQAQLLYLDSTESKADIQLYINSPGGGVYAGLGIYDTMQLVSSEVATICTGMAASMAAILLTAGANGKRSALPHSRVMIHQPMGGAEGQASDIEITARQIVTLKKELYEIIALHSGKSLKQIEKDADRDYWMNAREAKEYGMIDEILIKAKK, from the coding sequence ATGGCTACAGATTTTGAAAAATATGCAGTTCATCACAAAGGCATAAGCAGTCTTTCACTGCACAGGTTTAACTCAATAAGCAGCGCCTATATCAATCCTACAATAATTGAGGAGAGACAACTAAATGTTGCTGCAATGGATGTGTTTTCCCGTCTTATGATGGACAGAATCATCTTTCTGGGTGTACCCATCACTGACGATGTAGCCAACATAATCCAGGCTCAGCTACTGTATCTGGATTCTACAGAATCAAAAGCCGATATTCAGTTATACATAAACTCTCCCGGCGGGGGAGTTTATGCAGGACTGGGTATTTATGACACAATGCAGTTGGTATCTTCTGAGGTTGCAACTATATGTACAGGTATGGCCGCTTCAATGGCTGCCATTCTTCTTACCGCAGGTGCAAACGGCAAAAGATCTGCACTTCCTCACTCCAGGGTGATGATTCATCAGCCTATGGGAGGTGCAGAGGGTCAGGCAAGTGATATTGAGATAACAGCCAGACAGATTGTTACTCTTAAAAAGGAGTTGTATGAGATAATTGCACTTCACTCTGGCAAATCACTAAAGCAGATTGAAAAAGATGCAGACAGAGATTACTGGATGAATGCCAGGGAGGCGAAGGAGTACGGAATGATTGACGAAATTCTTATTAAAGCTAAGAAGTAG
- a CDS encoding 6-carboxytetrahydropterin synthase — protein sequence MSTIRITKEFRFEGAHALQNYDGKCRHIHGHSYRLFVTLKGSPIAEASSPKNGMVVDFGDLKRVVNKYIVDPFDHALLLRSDAPVKEEISAAYQNVIILDFQPTCENLAIYFAGLLKDNLPDGTTLHSIKLYETPTSFVEWLASEN from the coding sequence ATGTCAACAATAAGAATAACCAAAGAATTTCGTTTTGAAGGGGCTCACGCTCTTCAAAACTATGATGGCAAATGCAGACATATACACGGCCACTCCTACAGACTATTTGTCACGCTCAAGGGAAGTCCCATTGCTGAGGCTTCAAGTCCAAAAAACGGAATGGTAGTTGATTTTGGCGATCTTAAGAGAGTCGTAAATAAATATATAGTTGATCCGTTTGACCACGCACTTCTGCTCAGAAGCGATGCTCCTGTTAAAGAGGAGATATCAGCAGCCTACCAGAATGTAATCATTCTTGACTTCCAGCCCACCTGTGAAAACCTGGCCATTTACTTTGCCGGGCTATTAAAGGATAATCTGCCTGACGGGACAACTCTCCATAGCATTAAGCTGTACGAAACACCTACATCTTTTGTAGAGTGGCTTGCATCTGAAAATTAG
- a CDS encoding PLP-dependent aminotransferase family protein, with translation MNIQNILSANAKSMRRSAIRDLLSVANRPEVISFAGGFPNPATFPVEDLKVIMQEVLEQESTSALQYGPTEGNAKLRELLATRYREQGLEISKENILITTSSQQAIDLVTKIFIDPGDTLICGLPSYLGALQAFWSYQAKPIGITKDEELDVVVKALMGSGKKPKFIYAIPDFQNPSGITMSVQQRKDVLAVAKKYDLLVIEDSPYRELRFDGVEMPMMYSMDNERVVLLGTFSKTFLPGFRLGWIIAPTNIIEKLIVAKQSTDLCAPVFDQAVAARYLEKGLFDKNLKKTIDMYRIKRDHMISCFEKYMPEGVKWTTPEGGLFLFVTLPEGYDATELFNVAIKEDVAFVIGEAFHCDGSGKNTMRINFSFMNEERTEEGVKRLAKAIAKMFETAPKPETPTTF, from the coding sequence ATGAACATTCAAAACATTCTTTCTGCCAATGCCAAGAGCATGAGAAGGTCTGCAATCAGAGACCTTTTAAGCGTAGCAAACAGACCGGAAGTAATCTCTTTTGCAGGTGGTTTTCCAAATCCTGCTACCTTCCCGGTTGAGGATTTAAAGGTTATCATGCAGGAGGTTCTGGAGCAGGAGAGTACATCTGCCCTTCAGTACGGACCTACAGAGGGTAACGCAAAACTCAGGGAGTTGCTGGCAACACGCTACCGTGAGCAAGGGCTGGAGATTTCAAAGGAGAATATTCTTATTACAACATCTTCTCAGCAGGCTATAGACCTTGTTACAAAGATATTTATCGACCCGGGTGATACTTTGATTTGCGGTTTGCCTTCTTATCTTGGGGCGCTTCAGGCATTCTGGTCATATCAGGCTAAACCAATTGGTATTACAAAGGATGAAGAGCTTGATGTTGTTGTTAAGGCTCTTATGGGAAGTGGTAAAAAACCAAAATTTATTTATGCAATTCCTGATTTTCAGAATCCGTCAGGAATAACAATGAGTGTTCAGCAAAGAAAAGATGTTCTGGCAGTTGCAAAAAAATATGATCTTCTTGTAATTGAAGATAGTCCATACAGAGAGCTTAGATTTGACGGAGTAGAGATGCCTATGATGTACTCTATGGATAACGAAAGAGTTGTTCTTCTTGGTACATTCTCTAAAACCTTCCTGCCCGGCTTCCGTCTTGGCTGGATAATTGCTCCAACAAACATAATTGAGAAGTTAATTGTAGCAAAACAGTCTACAGACCTTTGTGCTCCTGTTTTTGATCAGGCAGTTGCCGCAAGATATCTTGAGAAGGGCCTTTTTGACAAAAATCTCAAGAAGACAATTGATATGTACAGAATAAAGAGAGACCATATGATCTCTTGTTTCGAAAAATATATGCCTGAAGGGGTTAAGTGGACAACACCTGAGGGTGGCCTCTTCCTCTTTGTAACTCTTCCTGAGGGATATGATGCTACTGAGCTGTTTAATGTTGCAATCAAGGAGGATGTGGCCTTTGTTATTGGAGAGGCCTTCCACTGCGATGGTTCAGGTAAGAATACAATGAGGATTAACTTCTCTTTTATGAATGAAGAGAGAACTGAGGAGGGTGTAAAGAGACTGGCAAAAGCTATTGCAAAAATGTTTGAGACAGCGCCAAAACCGGAAACGCCAACTACATTCTAG